A window of the Helianthus annuus cultivar XRQ/B chromosome 4, HanXRQr2.0-SUNRISE, whole genome shotgun sequence genome harbors these coding sequences:
- the LOC118491498 gene encoding cold shock protein 1-like produces MPEFKRVQRFIWGLAPQIRSMVTSSKPSTIAEAIDLSVTLTEEALRIGKFSESQDNKKETHVESSGNKKRKYSNLKMGTQVSYGSSKANKRKKVNPPHGRKADGATNKAGGKAYLGTKPRCGECNFHHEGRGLRPKCVKCGKEGHSKDACWAKDPDKRNKGRVPGCYRCGEAGHFRKDCPRQKQVRKGFHNRNS; encoded by the coding sequence ATGCCGGAATTCAAAAGGGTtcaacgattcatttggggacttgcacctcaGATCAGGAGCATGGTTACTTCCTCAAAGCCCTcaaccatcgcagaggctatcgatttgAGTGTCACTCTTACTGAAGAAGCGCTACGCATAGGGAAATTTTCAGAATCTcaggataacaagaaagagactcatgtggagtcatcaggcaaCAAGAAAAGGAAGTATTCAAACCTAAAGATGGGCACCCAAGTCagctatggaagctctaaagcaaacaagAGAAAGAAAGTGAATCCGCCGCATGGCAGGAAAGCTGATGGAGCCACTAATAAGGCTGGTGGTAAAGCTTACTtggggactaagccgaggtgcgGGGAATGCAATTTTCACCATGAAGGTCGAGGTCTGAGGCCTAAGTGCGTAAAGTGTGGGAAAGAAGGACACAGCAAGGatgcctgttgggcgaaggatCCAGACAAAAGAAATAAAGGTAGAGTACCGGGTTGCTACAGATGTGGTGAAGCAGgacactttaggaaagattgccctaggCAGAAACA